A single genomic interval of Streptomyces sp. 1222.5 harbors:
- the panB gene encoding 3-methyl-2-oxobutanoate hydroxymethyltransferase: protein MTQLSAAQNKPSDGSKALYGGKGTRRITVRDIALAKERGEKWPMLTAYDAMTASVFDESGIPVILVGDSAGNCHLGYETTVPVTLDEMTMLSAAVVRGTTRSLIVGDLPFGSYQEGPVQALRSATRLVKEAGVGAVKLEGGERSHEQIRLLVESGIPVMAHIGLTPQSVNAMGYRVQGRGEEAAQQLLRDAKAVQDAGAFAVVLELVPAELAAEVTRVLHIPTVGIGAGSETDAQVLVWTDMLGLTSGRVPKFVKKYANLREVMGNAVKEFAEDVVGGTFPLEEHSVH from the coding sequence ATGACGCAGCTTTCGGCTGCCCAGAACAAGCCTTCCGACGGCAGCAAGGCGCTGTACGGGGGGAAGGGCACTCGCCGCATCACCGTCCGCGACATCGCCCTCGCCAAGGAGCGTGGCGAGAAGTGGCCCATGCTCACCGCCTACGACGCGATGACCGCGTCCGTCTTCGACGAGTCCGGGATCCCGGTGATCCTCGTCGGTGACTCGGCGGGCAACTGTCACCTCGGGTACGAGACCACCGTGCCCGTCACCCTCGACGAGATGACCATGCTCTCGGCGGCCGTCGTACGCGGCACGACCCGCTCGCTGATCGTCGGCGACCTGCCCTTCGGCTCCTACCAGGAGGGCCCGGTGCAGGCGCTGCGCTCGGCGACCCGGCTGGTGAAGGAGGCCGGCGTCGGGGCGGTCAAGCTGGAGGGCGGCGAGCGCTCGCACGAGCAGATCCGGCTGCTGGTGGAGTCCGGCATCCCGGTGATGGCCCACATCGGCCTGACCCCGCAGTCCGTCAACGCGATGGGCTACCGCGTGCAGGGCCGGGGCGAGGAGGCGGCGCAGCAGCTGCTGCGCGACGCCAAGGCCGTGCAGGACGCGGGCGCGTTCGCGGTCGTGCTGGAGCTGGTGCCGGCGGAGCTGGCCGCCGAGGTGACGCGCGTGCTGCACATCCCGACGGTGGGCATCGGCGCCGGTTCCGAGACGGACGCGCAGGTCCTCGTGTGGACCGACATGCTGGGGCTGACCTCCGGCCGGGTGCCGAAGTTCGTCAAGAAGTACGCGAACCTGCGCGAGGTCATGGGGAACGCGGTCAAGGAGTTCGCCGAGGACGTCGTCGGCGGCACGTTCCCGCTGGAGGAGCACTCCGTCCACTAG
- a CDS encoding MFS transporter, which produces MTSPVPASRIPEAVHRRRWAILGVLMLSLLIVVLDNSILNVAIKTISTPAPIGLGATQSEIEWAINAYTLVFAGLLFTAGLVGDRVGRKKVLLGGIAVFGIGSALAAESGSPGQLIAFRALMALGAAFVMPATLAVLMNVFERDEQPKAIGIWAGGVGLAIAIGPITGGALLDHFWWGSVFFVNVPIVIVALVLMTWLVPDSRDPSPGRLDPVGVVLSVVGLVLLVYGIIKGGELADFTDAKVLATIVAGLLVLAAFVVYEKRSDHPSLDVTYFKNKVFSAAMSAIALVFFALMGVTFFGVFYTQSVRGYSPLESGVLMLPLALAQLIFAPRARLVVERFGNKATTTAGLLLIAATLAVFATFEADTPIWLLEVVFFLMGTGMAHIMTPTSVVIMQALPREKAGSASALSNTFRQVGGALGIAVLGSVLATAYRNGIEGKLGALPAGLRDTAGESIEATLGVAARLGPQGRALITPANDAFLHAMHVTALCGTGVALIGAVVTALFLPGKPPAGQKGEKEAELVAAAD; this is translated from the coding sequence ATGACAAGTCCCGTCCCTGCCTCCCGGATACCGGAAGCGGTGCACCGGCGCCGCTGGGCGATCCTCGGCGTGTTGATGCTGAGCCTGCTGATCGTGGTGCTCGACAACTCCATCCTGAACGTCGCCATCAAGACCATCTCCACCCCCGCGCCGATCGGCCTCGGCGCCACCCAGAGCGAGATCGAGTGGGCGATCAACGCCTACACCCTCGTCTTCGCCGGCCTGCTGTTCACCGCCGGACTCGTCGGCGACCGCGTCGGCCGCAAGAAGGTGCTGCTCGGCGGCATCGCCGTGTTCGGCATCGGCTCCGCGCTCGCCGCCGAGTCCGGCTCCCCGGGGCAGCTGATCGCCTTCCGCGCGCTGATGGCGCTCGGCGCCGCCTTCGTCATGCCCGCCACCCTCGCCGTGCTCATGAACGTCTTCGAGCGCGACGAGCAGCCCAAGGCCATCGGCATCTGGGCCGGCGGTGTCGGCCTCGCCATCGCCATCGGCCCGATCACCGGCGGCGCGCTCCTCGACCACTTCTGGTGGGGCTCGGTCTTCTTCGTCAACGTGCCGATCGTGATCGTCGCGCTGGTGCTGATGACCTGGCTGGTGCCCGACTCCCGCGACCCCAGCCCCGGCCGCCTGGACCCGGTCGGCGTGGTGCTCTCCGTCGTCGGCCTGGTGCTGCTGGTCTACGGCATCATCAAGGGCGGCGAGCTGGCCGACTTCACCGACGCCAAGGTGCTCGCCACGATCGTCGCCGGACTCCTCGTCCTGGCCGCGTTCGTGGTCTACGAGAAGCGCAGCGACCACCCGTCGCTGGACGTCACCTACTTCAAGAACAAGGTCTTCTCGGCCGCCATGAGCGCCATCGCGCTGGTCTTCTTCGCGCTGATGGGCGTCACGTTCTTCGGCGTCTTCTACACCCAGAGCGTGCGCGGCTACTCCCCGCTGGAGTCCGGCGTGCTGATGCTGCCGCTCGCCCTCGCCCAGCTGATCTTCGCACCGCGCGCCCGGCTGGTGGTCGAGCGGTTCGGCAACAAGGCCACCACCACGGCGGGCCTGCTGCTGATCGCGGCCACCCTGGCCGTGTTCGCCACCTTCGAGGCGGACACCCCGATCTGGCTGCTGGAGGTCGTCTTCTTCCTCATGGGCACCGGCATGGCGCACATCATGACGCCGACCTCGGTCGTCATCATGCAGGCCCTGCCGCGCGAGAAGGCCGGCTCCGCCTCCGCGCTCAGCAACACCTTCCGCCAGGTCGGCGGCGCCCTCGGCATCGCCGTCCTCGGCTCAGTGCTCGCCACGGCGTACCGCAACGGCATCGAGGGCAAGCTCGGCGCGCTGCCGGCCGGCCTGCGCGACACCGCCGGCGAGTCCATCGAGGCCACCCTCGGCGTCGCCGCCAGGCTCGGCCCGCAGGGCAGGGCCCTGATCACCCCCGCCAACGACGCCTTCCTGCACGCCATGCACGTCACCGCCCTGTGCGGCACGGGCGTCGCGCTGATCGGCGCCGTGGTGACCGCCCTGTTCCTGCCGGGCAAGCCGCCGGCCGGTCAGAAGGGCGAGAAGGAAGCGGAGTTGGTCGCCGCCGCGGACTGA
- a CDS encoding TetR/AcrR family transcriptional regulator yields MSLADSRTRPVTPARGRPRSEAVEHAILEGVMKLLEEGVPLAEVSIERVARTAGVGKATIYRRWSGKEELFVDVLRAAEPPDPELPGTSMRDDLVVLLESLRQRGLRSRTSAILHNVYAQMKSSPKIWAAYHAGVVAPRRALSLQVLRRGQENGELRPDIDLELANDLFSGPMLVRTIMRPDGELPEDLAERIVDTVLAGLRPVSSTAS; encoded by the coding sequence GTGAGCCTTGCCGACAGCCGGACGCGACCGGTCACACCCGCGCGGGGCCGACCGCGCAGTGAGGCCGTGGAACACGCCATCCTGGAAGGCGTGATGAAGCTCCTGGAGGAGGGCGTGCCCCTCGCCGAGGTCTCCATCGAGCGCGTCGCCCGCACGGCCGGCGTCGGCAAGGCCACCATCTACCGCCGCTGGAGCGGCAAGGAGGAGCTGTTCGTCGACGTCCTGCGCGCCGCCGAACCCCCCGACCCCGAACTGCCCGGCACCTCCATGCGCGACGACCTCGTCGTCCTGCTGGAGTCGCTGCGCCAGCGCGGACTCAGGAGCCGTACGTCGGCCATCCTGCACAACGTGTACGCCCAGATGAAGTCCAGCCCGAAGATCTGGGCCGCCTACCACGCCGGTGTCGTCGCGCCCCGGCGCGCGCTCTCGCTGCAAGTGCTGCGCCGCGGGCAGGAGAACGGCGAACTGCGGCCGGACATCGACCTGGAACTGGCCAACGACCTGTTCAGCGGCCCCATGCTGGTGCGCACCATCATGCGTCCCGACGGCGAACTCCCCGAGGATCTCGCGGAGCGGATCGTCGACACGGTCCTCGCGGGCCTACGACCCGTCAGCTCGACAGCCTCGTAG
- a CDS encoding endonuclease/exonuclease/phosphatase family protein, whose protein sequence is MAQQAYMTETDNGGSGPERPGSRLRRLAHRLLHGWRGDPRIWRRGIVLAVLALLLALVMLVHSRIPNRVGNLGSLTETFLPWVGVAVPVLLVLALVRKSATALIALLLPAIVWLNLFGGLLTDKTGSGGDLMVATHNVNADNPDPAATATDVAASGADLLALEELPASALPVYEKALAGTYRHHAVVGTVGLWSKYPMTDVRAVDIKLGWKRAMRATVATPQGPVAVYVAHMPSVRVKMKAGFTARQRDKSADALGEAIADERLPRVVLLGDLNGTMNDRSLNAVTSQLRSTQGAAGSGFGFSWPASFPMARIDQIMVKGVEPGSSWTLPRTGSDHLPVAARVKLDTGS, encoded by the coding sequence ATGGCGCAGCAGGCGTACATGACGGAGACGGACAACGGCGGCTCGGGGCCCGAGCGACCAGGATCCCGGCTTCGGCGCCTCGCGCACAGGCTGCTGCACGGGTGGCGCGGCGATCCACGGATCTGGCGGCGGGGCATCGTCCTCGCCGTGCTCGCCCTGTTGCTCGCCCTCGTGATGCTGGTGCACTCCCGCATCCCCAACCGGGTGGGGAACCTCGGCTCCCTCACCGAGACCTTCCTGCCCTGGGTCGGCGTGGCCGTGCCGGTGCTGCTGGTACTGGCCCTGGTCCGGAAGTCGGCGACCGCCCTCATCGCGCTCCTGCTCCCGGCGATCGTGTGGCTGAACCTCTTCGGCGGGCTGCTCACCGACAAGACCGGCAGCGGCGGCGACCTCATGGTGGCCACCCACAACGTCAACGCGGACAACCCCGACCCGGCCGCGACCGCCACCGACGTGGCCGCGTCCGGCGCCGACCTCCTCGCCCTGGAGGAGCTGCCCGCCTCCGCCCTGCCCGTCTACGAGAAGGCGCTCGCGGGGACCTACCGGCACCACGCGGTCGTCGGCACGGTCGGGCTGTGGAGCAAGTACCCGATGACCGACGTACGGGCCGTGGACATCAAGCTCGGCTGGAAGCGCGCGATGCGTGCCACCGTCGCCACCCCGCAGGGCCCGGTCGCGGTCTACGTGGCGCACATGCCCTCGGTGCGGGTGAAGATGAAGGCCGGGTTCACGGCGCGGCAGCGCGACAAGAGCGCCGACGCGCTCGGTGAGGCCATCGCCGACGAGCGGCTGCCGCGGGTCGTCCTGCTCGGCGACCTCAACGGCACGATGAACGACCGCTCGCTCAACGCCGTCACCTCCCAGCTGCGCTCCACGCAGGGCGCGGCGGGCAGCGGCTTCGGGTTCAGCTGGCCGGCCTCGTTCCCGATGGCGCGGATCGACCAGATCATGGTCAAGGGCGTGGAGCCGGGGAGCTCCTGGACGCTTCCGCGCACGGGCAGCGACCACTTGCCGGTGGCTGCCCGTGTGAAGCTGGACACAGGCTCGTAA
- a CDS encoding MFS transporter — translation MPLALLALAVGAFGIGTTEFVMMGLLPDVADDLHISIPAAGHLVSAYALGVVIGAPLLAAVTARMSRRTVLIGLMVLFVVGNALSAFAPGNGSLLAARFLSGLPHGAFFGVGAVVATAMVPPERKARSVSLMFLGLTVANIAGVPAATLMGQHLGWRATFLGVSVIGLAAIASLALLIPHDHTQAPATGLRGELAALTSLPVWLALGTTVAGFGALFAAYSYVTPMLTDSAGFAEGNVTLLLALFGVGATAGNLLGGRLADHSLRGTLFGGLASLAAVLALFPLMMRSEWSAAVAVTLLGTAAFVTGSPLQLMVMEKAAAAPSLASSANQAAFNLANAGGAWIGGLALAAGFGVTSPALAGAVLAVLGLGVAGVAHAVDRRRDELPAASAGRVVTSHLPEESGALRP, via the coding sequence ATGCCCCTGGCCCTGCTCGCCCTCGCCGTGGGCGCCTTCGGCATCGGTACCACCGAGTTCGTGATGATGGGCCTGCTGCCCGATGTCGCGGACGACCTGCACATCTCGATCCCCGCCGCCGGGCACCTCGTCTCGGCCTACGCGCTGGGCGTCGTCATCGGCGCCCCGCTGCTGGCCGCGGTCACGGCCCGCATGTCCCGCCGCACGGTCCTCATCGGCCTGATGGTCCTGTTCGTCGTCGGCAACGCGCTCTCGGCGTTCGCCCCCGGCAACGGCTCCCTGCTGGCCGCCCGCTTCCTCAGCGGCCTGCCCCACGGCGCCTTCTTCGGCGTGGGCGCGGTCGTCGCGACCGCGATGGTGCCGCCGGAGCGCAAGGCCCGCTCGGTGTCCCTGATGTTCCTCGGCCTGACCGTCGCCAACATCGCGGGAGTGCCCGCCGCCACCCTGATGGGCCAGCACCTCGGCTGGCGGGCCACGTTCCTCGGCGTGAGCGTGATCGGGCTCGCCGCGATCGCCTCGCTCGCCCTGCTCATCCCGCACGACCACACCCAGGCCCCCGCGACCGGCCTGCGCGGCGAACTGGCGGCCCTCACCTCCTTGCCGGTCTGGCTGGCCCTCGGCACCACCGTGGCGGGCTTCGGCGCGCTCTTCGCCGCCTACAGCTACGTCACCCCGATGCTGACGGACTCCGCCGGCTTCGCGGAGGGGAATGTGACGCTGCTCCTCGCGCTCTTCGGTGTGGGGGCCACCGCGGGCAACCTCCTGGGCGGCCGTCTCGCCGACCACTCCCTGCGCGGCACGCTCTTCGGCGGCCTGGCCTCCCTGGCCGCGGTCCTGGCCCTCTTCCCGCTGATGATGCGCTCGGAGTGGAGCGCGGCCGTCGCCGTGACCCTCCTCGGCACGGCCGCGTTCGTCACCGGTTCGCCGTTGCAGCTGATGGTGATGGAGAAGGCCGCCGCGGCCCCGTCCCTCGCCTCCTCCGCCAACCAGGCCGCCTTCAACCTCGCGAACGCCGGCGGCGCCTGGATCGGCGGCCTCGCCCTCGCGGCCGGCTTCGGCGTCACCTCGCCGGCCCTCGCGGGCGCCGTGCTGGCCGTCCTGGGCCTGGGCGTGGCGGGCGTGGCCCACGCGGTCGACCGCCGCCGGGACGAGCTCCCGGCGGCGTCCGCGGGGCGGGTCGTCACCTCGCATCTGCCGGAGGAGTCGGGGGCGTTGCGCCCCTGA
- a CDS encoding protease pro-enzyme activation domain-containing protein has product MRSNRAKVRAGVSMAATLPMIAGALALGIPAAQAADSPARDVLKGSRPLWATAKADRGAASNSAQVKARVYLAGKDAAGLAAYAKAVSDPSSPLYGKFLSAKKAESRFGATKAQVSAVKSWLKSSGLEITEVTAHYVTVSGDVAAAEKAFGTQLHNFAKGSKTYRAPAQTASVPAGLRGAVLTVTGLDNAPHKSSHHDQLPPPDAVFKNAGPFSSYYGSNTASTLPDAYGHKIPYAIKGYTGRQLRAAYGAGTYTGKHVRVAITDAYASPTIAFDAGKYAQKNGDAAWKTGQLHQVLPKNYTKTEECGAAGWYGEETLDVEAVHAVAPNADVTYVGAASCYDDDLLDSLSKIVDNHLADIVSNSWGDIEANQTPDLAAAYDQVFQLGAVQGIGFYFSSGDNGDEVANTGTKQVDTPANSAWVTAVGGTSLAVGKGDKYQWETGWGTEKATLSADGKSWAGFPGAYTSGAGGGTSKTVPQPYYQKNVVPKALATANNAAGNRVVPDIAAIADPNTGFLVGQTQTFPDGSEKYSQYRIGGTSLAAPVIAAVQALAQEARGGKALGFANPVIYAKYGKKGVFHDVTDNPTGSGLAVARVDFANGFDAADGLLTSARSLGKDSSLSAVKGYDDVTGVGSPANGYVQSYRKH; this is encoded by the coding sequence ATGAGATCCAACCGCGCCAAGGTGCGCGCCGGTGTGAGCATGGCAGCGACACTGCCCATGATCGCCGGTGCGCTGGCGCTGGGCATACCCGCGGCACAGGCCGCGGACAGCCCCGCACGTGACGTACTGAAGGGTTCCAGGCCGCTCTGGGCGACGGCCAAGGCGGACAGGGGCGCGGCGTCGAACAGCGCCCAGGTCAAGGCCCGGGTCTACCTGGCCGGCAAGGACGCGGCCGGACTCGCCGCCTACGCCAAGGCCGTGTCCGACCCGAGCTCGCCGCTCTACGGCAAGTTCCTGAGCGCCAAGAAGGCCGAGTCCCGTTTCGGGGCCACCAAGGCCCAGGTGAGCGCGGTCAAGTCCTGGCTGAAGTCCTCCGGTCTGGAGATCACCGAGGTCACCGCGCACTACGTCACCGTCTCCGGTGACGTCGCCGCCGCCGAGAAGGCGTTCGGCACCCAGCTGCACAACTTCGCCAAGGGCTCGAAGACCTACCGCGCCCCCGCGCAGACCGCGTCCGTGCCGGCCGGCCTCCGTGGCGCCGTCCTGACCGTCACCGGCCTGGACAACGCCCCGCACAAGTCGTCCCACCACGACCAGCTGCCGCCGCCGGACGCCGTGTTCAAGAACGCCGGGCCGTTCTCCTCGTACTACGGCTCGAACACCGCGAGCACGCTGCCGGACGCGTACGGCCACAAGATCCCGTACGCGATCAAGGGCTACACCGGCAGGCAGCTGCGCGCCGCCTACGGCGCGGGCACCTACACCGGCAAGCACGTCCGCGTCGCCATCACGGACGCCTACGCCTCGCCGACCATCGCCTTCGACGCGGGCAAGTACGCGCAGAAGAACGGTGACGCGGCCTGGAAGACCGGTCAGCTGCACCAGGTGCTGCCGAAGAACTACACGAAGACCGAGGAGTGCGGGGCGGCCGGCTGGTACGGCGAGGAGACCCTCGACGTCGAGGCCGTGCACGCGGTCGCGCCGAACGCCGACGTCACCTACGTGGGCGCCGCGTCCTGCTACGACGACGACCTGCTGGACTCGCTCAGCAAGATCGTCGACAACCACCTGGCCGACATCGTCTCCAACTCCTGGGGCGACATCGAGGCCAACCAGACGCCGGACCTGGCCGCCGCGTACGACCAGGTCTTCCAGCTGGGCGCGGTCCAGGGCATCGGCTTCTACTTCTCCTCCGGCGACAACGGCGACGAGGTCGCCAACACCGGTACGAAGCAGGTCGACACCCCGGCCAACTCGGCGTGGGTGACCGCGGTCGGCGGTACCTCGCTGGCCGTCGGCAAGGGCGACAAGTACCAGTGGGAGACCGGCTGGGGCACCGAGAAGGCGACCCTGTCGGCCGACGGCAAGAGCTGGGCCGGCTTCCCCGGCGCCTACACCTCGGGCGCGGGCGGCGGCACCAGCAAGACCGTGCCGCAGCCGTACTACCAGAAGAACGTCGTGCCGAAGGCGCTGGCCACGGCCAACAACGCCGCCGGCAACCGCGTCGTCCCGGACATCGCGGCCATCGCCGACCCGAACACCGGCTTCCTGGTGGGCCAGACCCAGACCTTCCCCGACGGCTCGGAGAAGTACAGCCAGTACCGCATCGGCGGCACTTCGCTGGCCGCTCCGGTCATCGCGGCGGTCCAGGCCCTCGCCCAGGAGGCGCGCGGCGGCAAGGCGCTCGGCTTCGCCAACCCGGTGATCTACGCCAAGTACGGCAAGAAGGGCGTCTTCCACGACGTCACGGACAACCCGACGGGCTCCGGCCTGGCGGTCGCCCGTGTGGACTTCGCCAACGGCTTCGACGCCGCCGACGGCCTGCTGACCTCGGCCCGCAGCCTGGGCAAGGACAGCTCGCTGTCCGCGGTGAAGGGCTACGACGACGTGACCGGCGTGGGCTCGCCCGCGAACGGCTACGTGCAGTCGTACCGCAAGCACTGA
- a CDS encoding DUF305 domain-containing protein, which yields MSRRYIGWVAGAAAAVLVAAGAITYAVAEDTGGSDPKTPAADSADAGFARDMAVHHQQAVEMSYIVRDRTGDEDVRRLAYDIAQTQANQRGMLLGWLDLWGLPKVSADPPMTWMGMGDMASGKDGALMPGMATNTELKKLRSLSGKQAEVLYLQLMTDHHKGGIHMAEGCVAKCTVGVEKRLAQGMVDAQQSELQVMAGMLEERGARPRS from the coding sequence ATGAGCCGGCGGTACATCGGCTGGGTGGCGGGGGCCGCGGCGGCGGTGCTCGTCGCCGCGGGCGCGATCACGTACGCGGTCGCGGAGGACACCGGCGGTTCGGACCCGAAGACGCCGGCGGCGGACTCCGCCGACGCCGGGTTCGCCCGGGACATGGCCGTCCACCACCAGCAGGCCGTCGAGATGTCGTACATCGTGCGGGACCGCACCGGCGACGAGGACGTCCGGCGGCTCGCCTACGACATCGCGCAGACCCAGGCCAACCAGCGCGGGATGCTGCTGGGCTGGCTGGACCTGTGGGGCCTGCCGAAGGTGTCGGCCGACCCCCCGATGACCTGGATGGGCATGGGTGACATGGCCTCCGGCAAGGACGGCGCGCTGATGCCCGGTATGGCGACCAACACGGAGCTGAAGAAGCTGCGGTCGCTGAGCGGCAAGCAGGCGGAGGTCCTCTACCTCCAGCTGATGACGGACCATCACAAGGGCGGTATCCACATGGCCGAGGGATGCGTCGCCAAGTGCACCGTCGGTGTGGAGAAGAGGCTCGCGCAGGGCATGGTGGACGCGCAGCAGTCGGAGCTCCAGGTGATGGCGGGGATGCTCGAGGAGCGCGGGGCGCGACCGCGTTCGTGA
- a CDS encoding DUF3105 domain-containing protein, producing the protein MGSAKNSSTAARKARIEDMRRAERARERRNRVLTIAASVVVVAGLVVGGVVLVNKQSDKKDSVASGDAKNSGDSGHFTTGKDGVRAWSGKLARTHVTTKVSYPMHPPVGGNHNPVWLNCNGDVYTEPVRDENAVHALEHGAVWVTYTAKAKKADVDALAAKVKKTPYSLMSPYANQDAPLILSAWGHQVTVKSASDPEVDKFFAAYVQGQQTPEPGASCTGGAMK; encoded by the coding sequence ATGGGTTCCGCCAAGAACAGCAGCACCGCGGCGCGCAAGGCGCGCATCGAGGACATGCGGCGCGCCGAGCGTGCCCGGGAACGCCGCAACCGGGTGCTCACCATCGCCGCGAGCGTGGTCGTCGTCGCCGGTCTCGTGGTCGGCGGTGTGGTGCTCGTGAACAAGCAGTCCGACAAGAAGGACTCGGTGGCGAGCGGCGACGCCAAGAACTCGGGCGACTCCGGGCACTTCACCACCGGCAAGGACGGGGTGCGGGCGTGGTCCGGGAAGCTGGCCCGGACGCACGTGACGACCAAGGTGTCGTACCCCATGCACCCGCCGGTGGGCGGCAACCACAACCCGGTCTGGCTCAACTGCAACGGTGACGTATACACCGAGCCGGTGCGGGACGAGAACGCCGTGCACGCGCTGGAGCACGGCGCGGTCTGGGTGACGTACACGGCGAAGGCGAAGAAGGCGGACGTCGACGCGCTCGCGGCGAAGGTGAAGAAGACGCCGTACTCGCTGATGAGCCCGTACGCGAACCAGGACGCGCCGCTGATCCTGTCGGCGTGGGGCCACCAGGTGACCGTGAAGAGCGCGAGCGATCCCGAGGTGGACAAGTTCTTCGCCGCCTATGTGCAGGGGCAGCAGACACCCGAACCGGGCGCCTCGTGCACCGGCGGGGCCATGAAATGA
- the glnA gene encoding type I glutamate--ammonia ligase has protein sequence MDKQQEFVLRTLEERDIRFVRLWFTDVLGFLKSVAVAPAELEQAFDEGIGFDGSAIEGFARVYESDMIAKPDPSTFQVLPWRAETPGTARMFCDILMPDGSPSFADPRYVLKRALARTSDLGFTFYTHPEIEFFLLKDRPLDGSRPIPADNSGYFDHTPTNVGMDFRRQAITMLESMGISVEFSHHEGAPGQQEIDLRYADALSTADNIMTFRLVMKQVALEQGVHATFMPKPFSEHPGSGMHTHLSLFEGDRNAFYESGAEYQLSKVGRSFIAGLLRHAAEISAVTNQWVNSYKRIWGGSERTAGAGGEAPSYICWGHNNRSALVRVPMYKPGKTGSARVEVRSLDSGTNPYLAYALLLAAGLKGIEEGYELPPGAEDDVWALSNAERRAMGIEPLPQNLGEALTLMESSDLVAETLGEHVFDFFLRNKKSEWEEYRSEVTAFELRKNLPVL, from the coding sequence ATGGACAAGCAGCAGGAGTTCGTGCTCCGGACCTTGGAGGAGCGCGACATCCGGTTCGTACGCCTGTGGTTCACGGACGTGCTGGGCTTTCTGAAGTCCGTGGCCGTGGCCCCCGCCGAGCTGGAACAGGCCTTCGACGAGGGCATCGGCTTCGACGGCTCGGCCATCGAGGGCTTCGCCCGGGTCTACGAGTCGGACATGATCGCCAAGCCGGATCCCTCCACCTTCCAGGTCCTGCCGTGGCGCGCGGAGACCCCCGGCACCGCCCGCATGTTCTGCGACATCCTCATGCCGGACGGCTCGCCCTCCTTCGCCGACCCGCGCTACGTCCTCAAGCGCGCCCTCGCCCGGACCTCGGACCTCGGCTTCACCTTCTACACCCACCCCGAGATCGAGTTCTTCCTGCTGAAGGACCGCCCCCTCGACGGCTCCCGCCCCATCCCCGCCGACAACTCCGGGTACTTCGACCACACCCCGACCAACGTCGGCATGGACTTCCGCCGCCAGGCGATCACCATGCTGGAGTCGATGGGCATCTCGGTGGAGTTCTCCCACCACGAGGGCGCGCCGGGCCAGCAGGAGATCGACCTGCGCTACGCCGACGCCCTGTCGACCGCGGACAACATCATGACGTTCCGCCTGGTCATGAAGCAGGTCGCGCTGGAGCAGGGCGTGCACGCCACCTTCATGCCGAAGCCGTTCTCCGAGCACCCCGGCAGCGGCATGCACACCCATCTGTCCCTCTTCGAGGGCGACCGCAACGCGTTCTACGAGTCCGGCGCGGAGTACCAGCTCTCCAAGGTCGGCCGCTCCTTCATCGCCGGCCTGCTCCGGCACGCCGCGGAGATCTCCGCCGTGACCAACCAGTGGGTCAACTCCTACAAGCGCATCTGGGGCGGCTCCGAGCGCACGGCGGGCGCCGGCGGCGAGGCCCCGTCCTACATCTGCTGGGGCCACAACAACCGCTCGGCCCTGGTCCGCGTGCCCATGTACAAGCCCGGCAAGACCGGCTCCGCCCGGGTCGAGGTCCGCTCCCTGGACTCCGGCACGAACCCGTACCTGGCCTACGCCCTTCTGCTGGCCGCCGGCCTGAAGGGCATCGAGGAGGGCTACGAGCTCCCGCCGGGCGCCGAGGACGACGTCTGGGCCCTCTCCAACGCCGAACGGCGCGCCATGGGCATCGAGCCCCTCCCGCAGAACCTCGGCGAGGCCCTGACCCTCATGGAGAGCAGCGACCTGGTCGCCGAGACCCTCGGCGAACACGTCTTCGACTTCTTCCTGCGCAACAAGAAGTCGGAGTGGGAGGAGTACCGGTCCGAGGTGACGGCGTTCGAGCTGCGCAAGAACCTGCCCGTGCTGTAG
- a CDS encoding pRL2-8, with protein sequence MVSVAVPETPPGQCPQCWQHAYDRSIHRRLGPREDCPQCVDHMRNGHPYLVPKKPSRWW encoded by the coding sequence GTGGTGAGCGTGGCTGTTCCCGAGACGCCTCCGGGGCAGTGTCCGCAGTGCTGGCAGCACGCCTACGACCGCAGCATCCACCGCCGCCTGGGGCCGCGTGAGGACTGCCCGCAGTGCGTGGACCACATGCGAAACGGCCACCCCTACCTCGTCCCCAAGAAGCCCTCCCGGTGGTGGTGA